GACATCTATCCCTCTGTCTACCTGTCTCAGGCTGACATCTATCCCTCTGTCTACCTGTCTCAGGCTGACATCTACCCCTCCGTCTACCTGTGACCACCTGACATCTATCCCTCTGCCTACCTTTATCCAGCCGACATCTACCCCTCCGTCTACCTGTGTCCAGCCGACATCTATCCCTCTGTCTACCTGTGTCCAGCCGACATCTACCCCTCCGTCTACCTGTGTCCAGCCGACATCTATTCTTTTGTCTACCTGTGTCCAGCTGACATCTATCCCTCTGTCTACCTGCGTCCAGCTGACATCTATCCCCCTGTCTGCCTGCGTCCAGCCGACAGCTATCCCCCCTGTCTAGCCGACAGCTATCCCCCCTGTCTGCCTGCGTCCAGCCGACAGCTATCCCCCCTGTTTAGCCGACAGCTATCCCCCCCTGTCTGCCTGCGTCCAGCCGACAGCTATCCCCCCTGTCTAGCCGACAGCTATCCCCCCTGTCTAGCCGACAGCTATCCCCCCCTCTTTGCCTGCATCCAGCCGACAGCTATCCCCCCTGTCTAGCCGACAGCTATCCCCCCTGTCTGCCTGCGTCCAGCCGACAGCTATCCCCCCTGTCCAGCCGACAGCTATCCCCCCTGTCTGCCTGCGTCCAGCCGACAGCTATCCCCCCTGTCTGCCTGCGTCCAGCTGACAGCTATCCCCCCTGTCCAGCCGACAGCTATTCCCCCTGTCTGCCTGCGTCCAGCCGACAGCTATCCCCCCTGTCCAGCCGACAGCTGTCCCCCCTGTCTGCCTGCGCCCAGCCGACAGCTATCCCCCCTGTCTGCCTGCGTCCAGCCGACAGCTATCCCCCCTGTCCAGCCGACAGCTATCCCCCCTGTCCAGCCGACAGCTATCCCCCTGTCTGCCTGCGTCCAGCCGACAGCTATCCCCCCTGTCCAGCCGACAGCTATCCCCCCTGTCTGCCTGCGTCCAGGCGACAGCTATCCCCCCTGTCTGCCTGCGTCCAGCCGACAGCTATCCCCCTGTCTGCCTGCGTCCAGCCGACAGCTATCCCCCCTGTCCAGCCGACAGCTATCCCCCCTGTCCAGCCGACAGCTATCCCCCCTGTCTGCCTGCGTCCAGCCGACAGCTATCCCCCCTGTCTGCCTGCGTCCAGCCGACAGCTATCCCCCCTGTCCAGCCGACAGCTATCCCCCCTGTCCAGCCGACAGCTATCCCCCCTGTCTGCCTGCGTCCAGCCGACAGCTATCCCCCCTGTCCAGCCGACAGCTATCCCCCCTGTCTGCCTGCGTCCAGGCGACAGCTATCCCCCCTGTCTGCCTGCGTCCAGGCGACAGCTATCCCCCCTGTCTGCCTGCGTCCAGCCGACAGCTATCCCCCCTGTGTATCTTTGTCCAGCCGACATCTATCCCTGTCTCCATGTGTCCAGCCGACATCTATCCCTCTGTCTACCTGTGTCCAGCCGACATCTATCCCTCTGTCTACCTGTGTCCAGCCGACATCTATCCCTCTGTCTACCTGTGTCCAGCCGACATCTATCCCTCTGTCTACCTGCGTTCAGCTGACATCTATCCCTCTGTCTACCTGTGTCCATCCCCCTGTCTGCCTGCGTCCAGCCGACATCTATCCCCCTGTGTATCTTTGTCCAGCCGACATCTATCCCTGTCTCCCTGTGTCCAGCCGCCATCTATCCCCCTGTCTGCCTGCGTCCAGCTGACATCTATCCCCCTGTGTATCTTTGTCCAGCCGACATCTATCCCTGTCTCCCTGTGTCCAGCCGACATCTATCCCTCTGTCTACCTGTGTCCAGCCAATATCTATCCCTCTGTTTACCTGCGTCCAGCTGACATCTATCCCCCTGTGTACCTGTGTCCAGCCGACATCTATCCCTCTGTCTACCTGCGTCCAGCTGACATCTATCCCTCTGTCTACCTGTGTCCAGCCGACATCTATCCCTCTGTCTACCTGTGTCCAGCCGACATCTATCCCTCTGTCTACCTGTGTCCAGCCGACATCTATCCCTCTGTCTACCTGCGTCCAGCTGACATCTATCCCCCTGTGTACCTGTGTCCAGGCGACATCTATCCCCCTGTCTACCTGCCTCCAGCTGACATCTATCCCTCTGTCTACCTGTGTCCAACTGACATCTATCCCCCTGTCTACCTGTGTCCAGCTGACATCTATCCCTCTGTCTACCTGTGTCCAGATGACGTGCTATTCACCAAGAGGCACCTGCCAAGCCATATAGAATTTCACGTGTGGCAGAGTCTTACCTGTTTATACAGGTGTATCGGAACTTAATTAATTTTCCCCCTCCAAAAAAACAGAAGAGAATCTGGGAGCGCCTCCCTTAAGGCGGTTTACACGGTCAGATAGTTCGTGGAACCGACAGACtattgtttgaagtgatgttcgaacgtgtaaactgagtatttggttgtcgaacacgttcgtcattGAAGTCTGTTCTTGCCCTgacttgggggtggggggggggggctttgttgtccacaaaccttatgcatttgtggctgattcTAACACTTCAAACAgttcgacaagcaggttcgacaaccgggttcgacaaccaggttcgacaaccgggtttgacgGACCGTTCGACTGCGTAAACCTCgttctagatagatagataagtcaaTAATTAACAGAATTcgcatttttattttatctttctttggtgTTCAAGTTTATTGACTGAAGGAGATCTAGTTTCAAGTCTATTGGACGTGGTTAATGGAacgttaaaatcaatattaatagcaAGAGTCATCATTATAGGAAAGTAGTCTGAATGAAATAGCGTTTGCATTAATGACATGAGATTCGCCGAGTTCATAAATGCTATTTAAAACAgtttttattatagttatcatcatcatcatcatctcttacgcccattgacgcaaagggcctcggttagatttcaccagtcgtctctatctcgagcttttaaatctcttcttctccattcatcatctcctccttcgcgcttcataggcctcagtcatgtaggcctaggtcttccaactcttctagtgtctagtATATTGATGGTAGTGGAGGAAAGACATTAATCTATGAGAAATGGTATATTTATGAAactcttattttcaaataaataatacTGGCATTATAAGGAAGATTCATTTCAAATTTAGTATATTCGTATAATGTTCTAAAAATAtgggaggttatatatatatatatatatatatatatatatatatatatatatatatatatatatatatatatatatatatatatatatatatatatatatacattatttatacatatatatatatatatatatatatacattatatatatatatatatatatatatatatatatatatatatatatacagtatatatatatataatttatatgtacattatatatatatatatatatatatatatatatatatatacagtatatatatatatatatatatatatatatataatttatatatatatacattatttatatatatatatatatatatatatatatatatatatatatatataatgtatatatatatatgtataaataatgtatatatataaatatatatatatatatatatatatatatatttatatatatatatgtatatatatatatatatatatatatatatatatatttatatatatatatatatatatatatatatatatatatatatatatattctcggacACCTGCCCTCCCCGTCCCTCAAGTAGAGGGAAGTGGAAGTAGTCTTACCCTGATGAGGGTTgggtgcgtttgtgtgcatatttatctaaatatttagcattcatttttgacgggtcgagcaCACTACTAAATTCATATTATTGCGCTTGTTATCCCAGTCACTAAAGCTGGGAtagcaaaatgaaataaaaaaacgaaaaaattatcaattttctATAGCAACAATTGGTTCTAAGAAAAACCTCCTGGCTTGTACTTGTCAAAGTCCTTATCAAGTGCCCGCATATATGTCCTGATACAGTAAGCGTTCTTCTATTGCTAGAATAGCATTAATCATCTTCAAAATAATCAACACTATTCGTGAAACTCACTGCCAAGCCAAACCAAATAACCTCTCTATTATGTTATCGGGAAGGTTACCCCAGGCCACAGAGAAGCAACACATACAATTGTTACTCTGGAGCACTTTCCAGAGACCCGCACACGTAGCGGCCTTCCAAGACTTGTCAGGTGATTTTAACATTTCCAGACTTGTTAGGTGGCTGTAGCGATCTTCAGAGATTTGTCAGATGGCTGTAGTGATCTTCAAAGAATTGCCAGGTGCCTGTAGCAAGCTTCAAAGACGTGTAAGGGGGCTGTAGCAATCTTCAGAGATTAGTCAGGTTTCTGTAGTGATCTTCAAAGACTTTTCAGGTGATTATAGCATCTTTAAAGACTTGTCAGGTGGCCGTAGTGATCTTCAAAGTCTTGTCAGGTTTATGTATTGATCTTCAAAGACTTGTCTGGTGGTTGTAGCGATCTTCAAAGATTTGTCAGGTGATTGCAGCATCTTCAAAGACTTGTCAGGTGGTTGTAGCGATCTTTTGAGACTTGGCAAGTGGCTGTATCTATCTTTAAAGACTATTCAGTTGACTGTCGCTATCTTCAGAGACTTTTTAGGTGGCTGTAGCAATCTTCAAAGATTTGACACGTGGCCGTAGCAATCTTCAAAGACTTGTCAGGTAGCTGTAGCAATCTTCAAAGATTTGTCAGGTGGCTGTAGCAATCTTCAAAGACTTGTCAGGTAGCTTTAGTAATCTTCAGAGACTTGTCAGGTGGCTGTAGCAATCTTCAAAGATTTGTCACGTGGCTGTAGCAATCTTCAAAGACTTGTCAGGTAGCTGTAGCAATCTTCAGAGACTTGTCAGGTGGCTGTAGCAATCTTTAAAGACTTGTCAGTTGACTGTTGCGATCTTCAGAGACTTGTCAGGTGGCTGTAGCAATCTTTAAAGACTAGTCAGTTGACTGTTGCGATCTTCAGAGACTTGTCAGGTGGCTGTAGCAATCTTCAAAGATTTGTCAGGTGGCTGTAGCGATCTTCCGAGACTTGGCAAGTGGCTGTATCTATCTTCAAAGACTTGGCAGGTAGCTGTAGCAATCTTCAGAGACTTGTCAGGTGGCTGTAGCGGTCTTCAGAGACTTGTCAGGTGGCTGCAGCGATCTTCAGAGACTTGTCAGGTGGCTGTATCTATCTTCAAAGATTTGTCAGGTGCCTATAGTGATTTTTAAAGACTTGTCAGGTGGTTGTAGCGATCTTTAAAGACTTGTCAGGTGTCTGTAGCGATTTTTAAAGACTTGTCAGGTGGTTGTAGCGATTTTTAAAGACTTGTCAGGTGGTTGTAGCGATTTTGAAAGACTTGTCAGGTGGGTGCAGCAATTTTCAGAGACTTGTCAGGTGGCAGAGAAGGTAAATCAGGAAGTTCCTGAAGGTACCTTGAAGGTACATATGTTTAAGAGAACATTTTATTCCTCAACTCTAAGGTCGTTGACACTCGCCTCGACGGATTTGTTACACCGGGGAAGCCAATGGCATGCGAGTGGTCATCTCCTTAACCTTAACCCCCTACACTCATCCACCCCTCTATCCTCCTGACTCCGCCACCCCTCTCCAAtcatttctctcccccccccccacccccaccccttcgtTCTCATATTCACCTGACTCATTTCACCTATTCACCTCTCAACTACCATACTTTTTACTTAGTGGCGATTTCTATGGTAACATTTCCACGTTTGTTAGTTTTAATGGAAATTGGAATTGAATGGTGATGTCTTCATACGTATATAATGAAAACCGTAACTATTGAATAAGAGtaatgttaattgtttttttttttatgtattaaaagCATTGTGCATTTTTCATTGGAGATAGGCCTACgcaccatactgtatatacagtgcgTACTAATGAGAGTAATAGTATTCTCTTTGCTTATTTATCTATATTCATGTTAtgataaatattgtttttgtcaGTGATTATGAAGGATTTTGATTATAAAATCCTTTTGTATCTTCAGATATATATGTttttgcttgtaatatatatatacagtatatatacagtatatatatatatatatatatatatatatatatatatatatatatatatatatatatatgtgtgtgtgtgtgtgtgtgtgtgtgtgtgtataaaatctctctctctctctctctctctctctctctctctctctctctctctctctctctctctctctctctctctttatataaatatatatatatatatatgtgtgtgtgtataatactatatatatgcatatatatatatatatatatactttatatatatgcatatatatacactatatatgtatataatatatatatatatatatatatatatatataaatgtatatatataatatatatatatacatatatatatatatatatatatatatatatatatatatatacatacacacacacacagacacacacttgcACATAAGCATTCCCCTTCTCGCTCATACGTATGTGAGACCGAGCGTGCATGATTATGCACGTCCGCGCATTCATATAGATATATGCGCGGGACATGCACAAGCACTCCCTAATAACTGCCAACGAAGCAAGcagcccccccccctctttctctccccccccccccaaaccctcttgctccttcccctccccccacccctttgCATTTGAATGCATACCGGGCTATGAAGGTTTAAGGAGTCTTGAATTAGTTATAGTTAATCGTAGTTAGAGGATGAATCTCGGTCCTCCATCGGAATATCTATAGACTCATTTTCGGGTCTGATCTCCTCCCGCCTTATGGCGGTGTGatgcgtgttattattattattattattattattattattattattggtatgattattattgttgttgttgttgttgttgttgttgttgttgtttttgttattattattattattattattattgttattattggtatgattattattattgttgttgttgttgttgttgttgttgttgttattcttattgttgtttttttattattattgttattattgttattgtaattattattgttgttgctattattattattattatgattattattattattattattattgtcattattattattattgttattatgattattattattattattattattattatgatcatgattattattgttattattattattataattattatgattatgattattataattattattattattattattattattattattattatgattattattattataattaaaatttttattattattattatgatgattattattattattattattattattattataattaaaattattattattattattatgattattattattatttttattacctccgcaaacgaagctGATAGCAGGTTATGTTCACGCCCTTGTttgcctgtttgtctgtttgtgtgtgaacaacttcctggccacaatttcaattttgaaagtcctaggtcaaaggtcaaggtcaaggtcgagcaaagaaGTTcgtccgaattaaccctaacctttaaccccaagtttgcacatgtcTGTCACACAaattcttggaaaggcaagctggtttcgagagaaAAGctaccgcggcagaggtctgcactctgaagAGCGCTTTTCTTGTcaatatttttattagattttaaacCTTGTAAGCAAAACGCTTAAGTGTTTCAAAAGGGAAAGCGAAGACCAAactataaactagaggggcactcagtagagcgcagacctccgccgaggcagcttatttctcggccttttgctcgaccttgaccttgacctttgaccttaacatgtattaattggcgtggattttcacacactcaaatatgaaccaagtttgaagtctctgtggcaacgatgtccaaacttatggccgatgacgtcaattggacattttgcttgacctttgaccttgactttccaaaatttaggGCGCAGaattccgccacggcagcttatctctcgacctttgaccttgacctttgaccttaacatgtattaattagcgtggattttcacaccatcaaatatgaaccaagtttgaagtctctgtgacatcgatgtccaaacttatgtctgattacgtgaatgggacattttgcttgacctttaaccttgacctttgaccttaacatgtatcaattagcgtggattttcacacactcaaatatgaaccaagttcgtagtctctgtgacaacgatgcccaaaattatggctgatgaggtgaatgggacattttgcttaacctttgaccttgacctttgaccttaacatgtattaattagcgagGATTTTCAcagactcaaatatgaaccaagtttgaagtctgtgtggcaacgatgtccaaacttgtgtctgattacgtgaattggacattttgcttgacctttgaccttgacctttgaccttgacctttgaccttgactttccaaaatttaatcattttcagcttttaccATAACAGTTTATACGTGCAAAATTGTGGACAgcaaactgttcacaaacaaacaaatacacaaataaacacacatactgGGGTAtgttaacctccttccaactccgttggcggaggtaattataagaTGGGTTAGTAGGAAGATATTCATTTTGATTTGGTGATGAAATTTTTATGGTAtagattattatatttgttataataaCCAAGTATTCGGTCGTTTGATAAATCCATTATTAAGAAAATTGCTCCTATTACATACTTAGccattattctatatatatctctatatatcagtataatatatatatatatatatatatatatatatatatatatatatgtatatacagtatgtatatatatatatatatataaattatatatatatatatatatatatatatatatatatatatatagtatgcatatatatatatgcatatacagtatatatatatatatatatatatatatatatatatatatatatatgtatatatatatatatatatatatatatatatatatttatttcataattcttaACATTATCTACTTACTGGTGTAAACTTCAATatgtatcccaccatcaccaatcagcagtggccagcctggtgattaaagacatgtctgaggcctttgtcctgtagttgacTAGAAAAGTCTGCGtttgttgttattgtcgttgtaaagtctcccaccatcaccaatccatagtgaCTAGCCTGGTGATTAAATGGGCAAACCCTACACaggactaaagacatgtctgaggcctttgtcctgcaatggactagaaaaggctgcatttgttgttattgtcgttttaaagtctcccaccatcaccaataagcaGTGGCCAGTCTGGTGattaaatggccaaaccccagacatgactaaagacatgtctgaggcctttgtcctgtagttgacTAGAAAAGTCTGCGtttgttgttattgtcgttgtaaagtctcccaccatcaccaatccatagtgaCTAGCCTGGTGAttaaatggctaaaccccagacatgactaaagacatgtctgaggcctttctcctgcagtggactagaaatggctgcatttgttcttgATGCCATtgcaaagtctcccaccatcaccaatccatagtgaCTAGCCTGGTGATTAAagggctaaaccccagacatgactaaagacatgtctgaggcctttctcctgcagttgactagaaatggctgcatttgttcttgATGCCATtgcaaagtctcccaccatcaccaatccatagtgaCTAGCCTGGTGAttaaatggctaaaccccagacatgactaaagacatgtctgaggcctttctcctgcagttcACTAGAAAAGTCTGCGCTTGTTGTTATTGTCGttttaaagtctcccaccatcaccaatcagcagtggccagcctggtgattgaatggccaaaccccagacacgactaaattcatgtctaaggcctttgtcctgcagttgactagaaaagtCTGCGTTTGTTGTTAGTGTCgtagtaaagtctcccaccatcaccaatccatagtgaCTAGCCTGGTGGTTAAGTGGGCAAAATGGactaaaagacatgtctgaggcctttctcgtGCAGCTGACTAGAcagggctgcatttattgttgtttttgtgccATATTCCCTTTCTcgccaccatattattattattattcaccaagctacaaccctagttggaaaagcaagatgctataagcccaagggctccaataggggaaaaatagcccagtgaggaaaggaaataaggaaataaataaatgataagaataaattaacaataaatcattctaaaaatagtaacagcgtcaaaacagatattattattattattattattattattattattattattattattattattattactagccaagcaacaaccctagttggaaaagcaagatgctataagcccaagggctccaatagagaaaaatagcccagtgaggaaaggaaataaggaaataaataaatggtgagaataaattaacaataaattattctaaaaacagtaacataacCAGCAAATCCTTTTCATGTAACCTAGTGGCCAAGTATGTATCTTTTTGTACCCGAGAAGCCATTGAAGGCTTCGCGATTTATTATTATTCGGCACCGCTTCCATGGCACTGTTCATGCCGAGGCGTGCCTCTACACTTGTCGAATTCGCTTTGTGAAGTCTGCTTAGTAAAGCGGGTTGGCTTGTCAGTGGCCGGTCCACAGAATACGATGACGTTGCTTGAAATAAAGAGCCTATGAACTGTACATTTTATGACTGTATGCCCTTGTACATATGTGCTCATATACAGaatttatgattatatacatatatatatatatatatatatatatatatatatatatatatatatatatatatatatatatatatatgtatatatatatatatgtatatatatttatatatatatatatatatatatatatatatatatatatatatatatatatatatgtactgtgtatatatatataaatatatatatatatatatatatatatatatatatatatatatatatatatatatatatatataaatacatatatataaatttatataaatatatataaatatatatatatatatatatatatatatatatataaatatatatatatatatatatatatatatatataaatatatttataaatatatatataaatgtatatatatatatatatatatatatatatatatatgtataaatatatatttaatatatatatatataaatatgtgtgtatatatacaaatatatataaatatatatgtataaatatatatagatatatatatatattaaatatatatttatacatatatatatatacatttatatatatatatatatatatatatatttatatatatatatatatatatatatatatatatatatataaatatgtgtgtatatatacaaatatatataaatatatatgtataaatatatataaatatatatatatatatatatatatatatatatatatatatatataaatatatttatatatagacatatatatatattggtttgccgtgagcgatcagacaaaaatctcccaccatcatctgtCCACagttggacagcgtggtgatgaaaactggccaaacctcaggcatAAGGACATtttggaggcctttgtcctgcagtggattagaaatgactgcatttgtagttgtttatatatatatatatatatatatatatatatatatatatatatatatatatatatatatatatattatacagtatatatatgtgtgtatgtatatatatatatatatatatatatatatatatttgtgtatatatgtatatatatatatatatatatttatatataaaatatatatatgtatatataatgtatatatataatgtatatatatatatatgtatataatgtatatataatatatatatatgtatatatatattatatatatgtatataat
This DNA window, taken from Palaemon carinicauda isolate YSFRI2023 chromosome 10, ASM3689809v2, whole genome shotgun sequence, encodes the following:
- the LOC137648333 gene encoding resuscitation-promoting factor RpfA-like, which gives rise to MCPADIYPSVYLCPADIYPSVYLCPADIYPSVYLCPADIYPSVYLRSADIYPSVYLCPSPCLPASSRHLSPCVSLSSRHLSLSPCVQPPSIPLSACVQLTSIPLCIFVQPTSIPVSLCPADIYPSVYLCPANIYPSVYLRPADIYPPVYLCPADIYPSVYLRPADIYPSVYLCPADIYPSVYLCPADIYPSVYLCPADIYPSVYLRPADIYPPVYLCPGDIYPPVYLPPADIYPSVYLCPTDIYPPVYLCPADIYPSVYLCPDDVLFTKRHLPSHIEFHVWQSLTCLYRCIGT